The genomic stretch AAGTTAAAAAAGATAACACTGAGGCAGTAAAATGGTTAAAAATGGCTGCGGAAAAGGGTGATGCGACCGCTCAAGCACGATTAGGCCTCATGTATAGAGATGGTTTGGGCGTTGAGCAAGATCGAAAACAGGCGATGATCTTAATAAAAAAATCAGCAGATCAAGGGAATGCGGTAGGACAGGTAAGGCTTGGTACGTTTTATGAAGGTGTTGGGGCCTATAGTGATGCTATCAAATGGTACAAAAAATCAAGTGCGCAGGGCAATGAATTTGCGAAAATGCAGTTAGACAAGATTTATTTTAAGGGTTTAGCGAGCCAAGAGGATTATGACAAATATCGGAAAGAGCTGCAAGACGATGCCCTGCAAAATAACGGCGAAAGCATGTATAGGCTTGGGCTTTTCTATTATCGTGGATTAAGTGTTGAGCAAGATTATACTGAAGCGGCTAAGTGGTTTAAAAAAGCAGCTGATTTAAACCATGCTATGGCCAATTTAAGGTTATCGATGTGTCATGCAATGGGTCGAGGCGTAGAAATAGATTTTGATAAATATGTTCTATATGCAAAAAAAGCAGCACAATTGGGTGAAAAAACTGGGTTGTTTTCTCTTGCAGTTGGGTACAAAGCAAACAAGAAATATGAAGA from Bartonella sp. HY328 encodes the following:
- a CDS encoding tetratricopeptide repeat protein; this encodes MKIRHLFSIYILTICLSGSGFLGQYSFAGEPQTVSSKTIETSTQQTINDEIEVLKKAALTGDVNAQNELAVIYYQGKKVKKDNTEAVKWLKMAAEKGDATAQARLGLMYRDGLGVEQDRKQAMILIKKSADQGNAVGQVRLGTFYEGVGAYSDAIKWYKKSSAQGNEFAKMQLDKIYFKGLASQEDYDKYRKELQDDALQNNGESMYRLGLFYYRGLSVEQDYTEAAKWFKKAADLNHAMANLRLSMCHAMGRGVEIDFDKYVLYAKKAAQLGEKTGLFSLAVGYKANKKYEEAYMWVLLVDKNVRDIENLKAEIAKKLSPQQILNAEQAAKKCLTANYHNCSIE